Proteins found in one Quercus robur chromosome 2, dhQueRobu3.1, whole genome shotgun sequence genomic segment:
- the LOC126714556 gene encoding uncharacterized protein LOC126714556 gives MGLRRRRVRRRSCLIVCAFCIGMGLLMLSLRTVDSPPNPTDVDFPVKLEVQEESSGPVSGGDAEDEVVGKIGGKSETERSCATVEEMGEAFHGGFWNESLRVRRIIQNHFALNGASRVRSLPPEQFCRHGFVMGKSSEAGFGNEMYKVLTGAALSIMLNRSLIIGQTRKKYPFGDYISYSNHTFTLKEVKHLWRHNGCEKKYKRHLIMRTDDFEKPSETNVLCSDWQKWKHPIIWLQGTTDATAAQFFLKNIHPEMRNAASNLFGQPESLQSRANVFGELMKVLISPTKDVEEAVNWVIGGGVDPDISLHMRMLMNRSVRAVRAALNCVRKAIRIRNLMSRPKVLHFDFKLFKGNISSGENGLHNLDFRVKDWGPAPRWVAFVDFFLASRAKYAVVSGAHRRVGTTYAQLIAGLAAAYSLEENSTGPSFSFLSSFQGNLLEEGLRLQVGWGHVWNRFAGPLSCRHQPSQCAFTPLLPPAWWEGLWQSPIPRDIRRLAAYGIQLSGFGTVDEDYLQSFCKSRKTVVKTVPFIL, from the exons ATGGGATTGAGAAGGAGAAGAGTGAGGAGAAGGTCATGTTTGATTGTGTGTGCGTTTTGCATTGGTATGGGGCTGCTGATGCTTTCTCTGAGAACCGTTGATTCTCCTCCAAATCCAACCGATGTTGATTTTCCAGTGAAGCTCGAAGTTCAAGAAGAGAGCTCGGGTCCCGTGAGCGGTGGCGATGCGGAGGATGAGGTTGTGGGGAAGATAGGAGGAAAGTCGGAGACTGAGAGATCATGCGCCACGGTGGAGGAGATGGGAGAGGCATTTCATGGAGGGTTCTGGAATGAAAGCCTCCGAGTCAGAAGAATTATTCAGAACCACTTTGCTCTAAatg GTGCTTCAAGAGTGCGAAGTCTTCCTCCGGAGCAGTTCTGCAGACATGGTTTTGTGATGGGGAAATCATCTGAGGCAGGTTTTGGAAATGAAATGTACAAGGTCCTAACTGGTGCAGCACTAAGTATAATGTTGAACCGGTCTTTGATCATCGGGCAAACCAG GAAGAAATATCCTTTTGGTGATTACATTTCTTACTCGAACCACACTTTTACCTTGAAAGAAGTCAAGCATCTGTGGAGACACAATGGCtgtgagaaaaaatataaaaggcatCTGATTATGAGGACTGATGATTTTGAGAAGCCATCTGAAACAAATGTCCTCTGTAGCGATTGGCAGAAATGGAAGCACCCAATCATTTG GTTGCAAGGTACCACAGATGCAACGGCAGCtcaatttttcttgaagaaCATACACCCTGAGATGAGGAATGCTGCTTCTAATTTATTTGGACAGCCAGAGTCTCTCCAATCTCGGGCTAACGTGTTTGGGGAGCTGATGAAAGTCCTCATATCTCCTACAAAAGATGTAGAGGAAGCAGTAAATTGGGTTATTGGGGGTGGGGTGGATCCTGATATCTCATTGCACATGCGGATGCTTATGAATAG ATCTGTAAGAGCTGTACGAGCTGCATTGAATTGCGTCAGAAAAGCCATACGCATACGAAACCTCATGTCAAGACCAAAG GTActtcattttgattttaaaCTTTTCAAAGGGAATATATCTAGTGGCGAAAATGGATTGCATAATTTAGATTTTAGGGTGAAGGATTGGGGCCCCGCACCTAGATGGGTCGCATTTGTGGACTTCTTTCTTGCATCACGTGCTAAGTATGCTGTTGTCTCTGGGGCTCACAGGCGTGTTGGGACTACCTATGCTCAGTTAATAGCTGGGCTGGCTGCAGCATACAGTCTTG AGGAGAATTCTACGGGACCAAGTTTTTCATTCTTAAGTAGCTTCCAAGGTAATTTGTTAGAAGAAGGTTTAAGGCTTCAGGTTGGATGGGGACATGTCTGGAACAGATTTGCTGGTCCATTGAGTTGTCGTCACCAGCCCAGTCAATGTGCTTTTACACCGCTTCTGCCTCCAGCATGGTGGGAAGGACTTTGGCAGTCCCCGATTCCACGGGATATCCGTAGGTTGGCTGCCTATGGTATCCAATTGTCTGGCTTTGGAACTGTTGATGAAGATTATCTTCAGTCATTCTGTAAGTCAAGAAAAACTGTTGTGAAAACTGTACCATTCATTTTGTAA
- the LOC126714557 gene encoding exocyst complex component EXO70B1: MENNNHLPEDHTGISPVPEAKDDAEPKLDSEAKEIKNEESQTEESVPHFDLEKASEDIDKFLSSLTSDDVSVEVPELVEKYLDLVEQKLSGEGRAKWCQVPDEDSAFLESLDRVSKLTKSLQELKPEEEKSESRGSLINRIGGIQQRAMSYLEEEFRFLLEESKTAESESESAEPEAFPGYSDDVVSGLSKIAKQMISGGYESECCQIYIMSRRNAFEESIQRLGFEKYSIDEVQRMNWESLEREIATWIKAFKQCATVYFPGEKTLADRVFSAEFPSISASLFSNLTRGILIQLLNFVEGIAMTKRSAEKLFKFLDIYETLRDTVPAMDGLFEDECENELKTETNTARSRLGEAAIFIFCDLENSIKADTAKTPVPGGAVHPLTRYTMNYLKYACEYKETLEQVFNEHSKIEQIDSTNRPPFEECSDTQQQQQQHGFMNSMDNENENQTPFAVQLMTVMDLLDTNLEGKAKLYKDVALSNIFMMNNGRYILQKIKGSAEIYSVMGDTWCRKRSSDLRQYHKNYQRETWNKLLGCLNHEGLNPVHGKVAKPVLKERFKSFNQMFDEIHRTQSSWVVSDEQLQSELRVSISAVVIPAYRSFLGRFSQFLDSGRQTEKYIKFQPEDLENYIDELFDGNPMSTARRKP, encoded by the coding sequence ATGGAGAACAACAACCACCTTCCTGAAGACCATACCGGCATTTCGCCGGTGCCGGAAGCCAAAGACGACGCAGAGCCAAAACTTGATTCCGAGGCAAAGGAGATCAAGAATGAAGAGTCACAGACTGAAGAATCTGTTCCTCATTTTGACCTCGAGAAAGCTTCCGAGGATATCGACAAGTTTCTGTCGTCTCTGACGAGCGACGACGTTTCGGTGGAGGTTCCTGAGTTGGTGGAGAAATACTTGGATCTCGTGGAGCAGAAACTTTCCGGCGAAGGAAGAGCCAAGTGGTGCCAGGTTCCCGATGAGGACTCGGCTTTTCTCGAGTCTCTGGATCGGGTTTCCAAGCTGACGAAATCGCTTCAGGAACTGAAACCGGAGGAGGAGAAATCGGAGTCTCGTGGCTCTCTGATCAATCGCATCGGAGGGATTCAACAGCGAGCGATGTCGTATTTGGAAGAGGAGTTTCGGTTTCTTCTCGAGGAATCGAAAACCGCAGAGTCCGAATCCGAATCAGCCGAACCGGAGGCTTTCCCCGGCTACTCCGACGACGTCGTTTCCGGCCTGAGCAAAATAGCGAAGCAAATGATCTCAGGCGGCTACGAGTCCGAGTGCTGCCAAATCTACATAATGTCGAGAAGGAACGCGTTCGAAGAGAGCATCCAGAGGCTAGGGTTCGAGAAATACAGCATCGACGAGGTTCAGAGGATGAACTGGGAATCGCTGGAGCGAGAGATCGCCACGTGGATCAAAGCCTTCAAGCAGTGCGCCACCGTGTACTTTCCCGGCGAGAAAACCCTAGCCGATCGAGTCTTCTCCGCCGAGTTTCCTTCCATCTCCGCCAGCCTCTTCAGCAACCTCACCCGCGGGATTCTCATCCAGCTTCTCAATTTCGTCGAGGGCATCGCCATGACAAAACGCTCCGCCGAGAAACTGTTCAAGTTCCTCGACATCTACGAGACCTTGCGCGACACGGTTCCGGCCATGGACGGTTTGTTTGAGGACGAGTGCGAGAATGAGCTCAAAACAGAGACCAACACCGCTCGGAGCCGCCTCGGCGAGGCGGCGATATTCATATTCTGTGATCTCGAGAACTCAATCAAGGCCGATACCGCGAAAACTCCGGTTCCTGGCGGTGCAGTTCATCCATTGACTCGCTACACGATGAATTACCTAAAGTACGCGTGCGAGTACAAGGAAACGTTGGAGCAAGTATTCAATGAACATTCTAAGATCGAACAAATCGACTCGACAAATCGTCCTCCTTTCGAAGAATGCAGCGatacacaacaacaacaacaacaacatggtTTCATGAACAGTATGGACAATGAGAATGAAAACCAAACACCCTTTGCTGTGCAATTGATGACTGTGATGGATTTGTTGGACACCAATCTAGAAGGGAAGGCCAAGCTGTACAAAGACGTTGCATTGAGCAATATCTTCATGATGAACAATGGACGCTATATCTTGCAGAAGATCAAAGGGTCAGCAGAGATCTACTCGGTGATGGGCGACACGTGGTGCCGAAAGCGGTCGTCGGATCTAAGGCAGTACCACAAGAATTACCAGAGAGAGACGTGGAATAAGCTACTGGGTTGTCTAAACCACGAGGGTTTGAACCCTGTCCACGGGAAAGTGGCGAAGCCGGTTCTCAAAGAGAGGTTCAAGAGTTTCAACCAGATGTTCGACGAGATACACAGGACGCAGAGCTCGTGGGTGGTGAGTGACGAGCAGCTTCAGTCGGAGCTTCGGGTTTCGATATCGGCGGTGGTGATACCGGCGTACAGGTCGTTCTTAGGGAGGTTCTCGCAGTTCTTGGACTCAGGGAGACAAACAGAGAAGTACATAAAATTCCAGCCTGAAGATTTAGAGAACTACATTGATGAGCTATTTGATGGAAACCCCATGTCCACGGCTAGAAGGAAACCATAA
- the LOC126702078 gene encoding F-box protein At2g27310-like: MESGTTTTTITTVDHDHDHNHGDGTAISDVHQDVIKTHILTRLDGATLASTSCASSHLHALSTEEQLWREICSSTWPSIDDPCVRLVISSFPGGYCSFFSDSFLLLHHRSPPKHHHHNRPFLAEIISAVDFHYKESLIFSKVQENETKSDWFHRLEREF, encoded by the coding sequence ATGGAATCTggcacaaccacaaccacaataaCGACCGTCGATCATGATCATGATCACAATCACGGCGATGGCACTGCAATCTCAGACGTCCACCAGGACGTCATCAAGACCCACATCCTCACTAGGCTCGACGGCGCCACCCTCGCCTCTACCTCCTGCGCCTCCTCTCACTTGCACGCTCTCTCCACCGAAGAACAGCTCTGGCGGGAAATCTGCTCCTCCACGTGGCCTTCCATCGACGACCCATGTGTCCGCCTAGTCATCTCCTCGTTCCCTGGTGGGTACTGTTCTTTTTTCTCTGACTCATTCCTACTCCTCCACCACCGCTCTCCGCCgaagcatcatcatcataaCCGTCCGTTTCTGGCCGAGATAATCTCCGCCGTTGATTTTCACTACAAGGAGAGTCTCATTTTCTCGAAGGTCCAAGAGAATGAGACCAAGTCTGATTGGTTTCACCGATTAGAGAGAGAGTTCTAA